In the genome of Neofelis nebulosa isolate mNeoNeb1 chromosome 8, mNeoNeb1.pri, whole genome shotgun sequence, one region contains:
- the NAB2 gene encoding NGFI-A-binding protein 2 isoform X1, whose amino-acid sequence MHRAPSPTAEQPPGGGDCARRTPQPRPKPGARAMALPRTLGELQLYRVLQRANLLSYYETFIQQGGDDVQQLCEAGEEEFLEIMALVGMATKPLHVRRLQKALREWATNPGLFSQPVPAVPVSSIPLFKISETAGTRKGSMSNGHSSPGEKAGSTRSFSPKSPLELGEKLSPLPGGPGAGDPRIWPGRSTPESDVGAGGEEEAGSPPFSPPAAGGVPEGTGAGGLAAAGAGGGPDRLEPEMVRMVVESVERIFRSFPRGDAGEVTSLLKLNKKLARSVGHIFEMDDNDSQKEEEIRKYSIIYGRFDSKRREGKQLSLHELTINEAAAQFCMRDNTLLLRRVELFSLSRQVARESTYLSSLKGSRLHPEELGGPPLKKLKQEVGEQSHSELQQPPPGPESYAPPYRPSLEEDSASLSGESMDGHLQAVGSCPRLTPPPADLPLALPAHGLWSRHILQQTLMDEGLRLARLVSHDRVGRLSPCVPAKPPLAEFEEGLLDRCPAPGPHPALVEGRRNSVKVEAEASRQ is encoded by the exons GCCCGGTGCCCGAGCCATGGCACTGCCTCGGACACTGGGGGAGCTGCAGCTGTACCGGGTCCTACAGCGCGCCAATCTCCTTTCCTACTATGAGACCTTCATCCAGCAGGGAGGGGACGACGTGCAGCAACTGTGTGAGGCCGGTGAGGAGGAGTTCCTGGAGATCATGGCACTTGTGGGCATGGCCACCAAGCCCCTCCATGTCCGGCGCCTGCAGAAGGCACTGAGAGAATGGGCCACCAATCCAGGGCTCTTCAGCCAGCCTGTGCCTGCTGTGCCTGTCTCCAGTATTCCACTTTTCAAGATCTCCGAGACTGCAGGCACCCGGAAAGGGAGCATGAGCAATGGGCACAGCAGCCCAGGGGAAAAGGCAGGCAGTACCCGCAGTTTTAGCCCCAAGAGCCCCCTTGAACTTGGAGAGAAGCTGTCACCACTGCCTGGGGGACCTGGGGCAGGGGACCCCCGGATCTGGCCAGGACGGAGCACTCCAGAGTCTGACGTTGGGgcgggaggagaagaggaggcagGGTcaccccccttctccccacctgcaGCGGGAGGAGTCCCTGAGgggactggggctggggggctggcagcagctggagcTGGGGGTGGTCCGGATCGACTGGAGCCAGAGATGGTACGCATGGTGGTGGAGAGCGTGGAGAGGATCTTCCGGAGCTTCCCAAGGGGAGATGCTGGGGAGGTAACGTCCTTGCTGAAGCTGAACAAGAAGCTGGCACGGAGCGTGGGGCACATTTTTGAGATGGACGATAATGACagccagaaggaggaggagatccGCAAATACAGCATCATTTATGGCCGCTTTGACTCCAAGCGGCGGGAGGGCAAGCAACTCAGCCTGCATGAG CTGACCATCAATGAGGCTGCTGCCCAGTTTTGCATGAGAGACAACACGCTCTTACTGCGGAGGGTGgagctcttctctctgtctcGCCAAGTGGCCCGAGAGAGCACCTACCTGTCTTCCTTGAAGGGCTCCAG GCTTCACCCTGAAGAACTAGGAGGTCCTCCGCTGAAGAAGTTAAAACAGGAG GTTGGAGAGCAAAGTCATTCTGAACTCCAGcagcctcccccaggccctgagtCCTATGCACCCCCATACCGCCCCAGCCTGGAGGAAGACAGCGCCAGCCTGTCTGGGGAGAGTATGGATGGACACTTGCAGG CTGTGGGGTCATGCCCAAGGCTGACGCCGCCCCCTGCTGACCTGCCTCTGGCATTGCCAGCCCATGGGCTGTGGAGCCGCCACATCCTGCAGCAGACACTGATGGATGAGGGGCTGCGGCTAGCCCGCCTCGTCTCCCACGACCGCGTGGGCCGCCTCAGCCCCTGTGTGCCTGCGAAGCCGCCTCTGGCAG AGTTCGAAGAAGGGCTGCTGGACCGATGCCCTGCCCCAGGACCTCATCCCGCTCTGGTGGAAGGTCGCAGGAATAGTGTAAAAGTGGAGGCTGAGGCCAGCCGGCAGTGA
- the NAB2 gene encoding NGFI-A-binding protein 2 isoform X2, protein MHRAPSPTAEQPPGGGDCARRTPQPRPKPGARAMALPRTLGELQLYRVLQRANLLSYYETFIQQGGDDVQQLCEAGEEEFLEIMALVGMATKPLHVRRLQKALREWATNPGLFSQPVPAVPVSSIPLFKISETAGTRKGSMSNGHSSPGEKAGSTRSFSPKSPLELGEKLSPLPGGPGAGDPRIWPGRSTPESDVGAGGEEEAGSPPFSPPAAGGVPEGTGAGGLAAAGAGGGPDRLEPEMVRMVVESVERIFRSFPRGDAGEVTSLLKLNKKLARSVGHIFEMDDNDSQKEEEIRKYSIIYGRFDSKRREGKQLSLHELTINEAAAQFCMRDNTLLLRRVELFSLSRQVARESTYLSSLKGSRLHPEELGGPPLKKLKQEVGEQSHSELQQPPPGPESYAPPYRPSLEEDSASLSGESMDGHLQEFEEGLLDRCPAPGPHPALVEGRRNSVKVEAEASRQ, encoded by the exons GCCCGGTGCCCGAGCCATGGCACTGCCTCGGACACTGGGGGAGCTGCAGCTGTACCGGGTCCTACAGCGCGCCAATCTCCTTTCCTACTATGAGACCTTCATCCAGCAGGGAGGGGACGACGTGCAGCAACTGTGTGAGGCCGGTGAGGAGGAGTTCCTGGAGATCATGGCACTTGTGGGCATGGCCACCAAGCCCCTCCATGTCCGGCGCCTGCAGAAGGCACTGAGAGAATGGGCCACCAATCCAGGGCTCTTCAGCCAGCCTGTGCCTGCTGTGCCTGTCTCCAGTATTCCACTTTTCAAGATCTCCGAGACTGCAGGCACCCGGAAAGGGAGCATGAGCAATGGGCACAGCAGCCCAGGGGAAAAGGCAGGCAGTACCCGCAGTTTTAGCCCCAAGAGCCCCCTTGAACTTGGAGAGAAGCTGTCACCACTGCCTGGGGGACCTGGGGCAGGGGACCCCCGGATCTGGCCAGGACGGAGCACTCCAGAGTCTGACGTTGGGgcgggaggagaagaggaggcagGGTcaccccccttctccccacctgcaGCGGGAGGAGTCCCTGAGgggactggggctggggggctggcagcagctggagcTGGGGGTGGTCCGGATCGACTGGAGCCAGAGATGGTACGCATGGTGGTGGAGAGCGTGGAGAGGATCTTCCGGAGCTTCCCAAGGGGAGATGCTGGGGAGGTAACGTCCTTGCTGAAGCTGAACAAGAAGCTGGCACGGAGCGTGGGGCACATTTTTGAGATGGACGATAATGACagccagaaggaggaggagatccGCAAATACAGCATCATTTATGGCCGCTTTGACTCCAAGCGGCGGGAGGGCAAGCAACTCAGCCTGCATGAG CTGACCATCAATGAGGCTGCTGCCCAGTTTTGCATGAGAGACAACACGCTCTTACTGCGGAGGGTGgagctcttctctctgtctcGCCAAGTGGCCCGAGAGAGCACCTACCTGTCTTCCTTGAAGGGCTCCAG GCTTCACCCTGAAGAACTAGGAGGTCCTCCGCTGAAGAAGTTAAAACAGGAG GTTGGAGAGCAAAGTCATTCTGAACTCCAGcagcctcccccaggccctgagtCCTATGCACCCCCATACCGCCCCAGCCTGGAGGAAGACAGCGCCAGCCTGTCTGGGGAGAGTATGGATGGACACTTGCAGG AGTTCGAAGAAGGGCTGCTGGACCGATGCCCTGCCCCAGGACCTCATCCCGCTCTGGTGGAAGGTCGCAGGAATAGTGTAAAAGTGGAGGCTGAGGCCAGCCGGCAGTGA
- the STAT6 gene encoding signal transducer and activator of transcription 6, with product MSLWGLVSKMPPEKLQRLYVDFPQHLRHLLGDWLENQPWEFLVGSDTFCCNMASALLSATVQRLQASAGKQGEGSAILQHISTLESIYQRDPLKLVATFKQILQGEKKAVMEQFRHLPMPFHWKQEELKFNTALQRLQHRVGETRLLREALQPSAEAGQVSLRNLIDAPASGTGQSEALATLLQETVGELEATQALVLKRIQIWKRQQQLAGNGAPFEESLAPLQERCESLVDIYSQLQQEVGAASGELEPKARAVLISRLDEVLRTLVTSSFLVEKQPPQVLKTQTKFQAGVRFLLGLRFLGAPAKPPLVRADMVTEKQARELSMPQGPGAGAESTGEIINNTVALENSIPGNCCSALFKNLLLKKIKRCERKGTESVTEEKCAVLFSTSFTLGPNKLPIQLQALSLPLVVIVHGNQDNNAKATILWDNAFSEMDRVPFVVAERVPWEKMCETLNLKFMAEVGTNRGLLPEHFLFLAQKIFNDNSLSMEAFQHRSVSWSQFNKEILLGRGFTFWQWFDGVLDLTKRCLRSYWSDRLIIGFISKQYVTSLLLNEPDGTFLLRFSDSEIGGITIAHVIRGQDGSPQIENIQPFSAKDLSIRSLGDRIRDLAQLKNLYPKKPKDEAFRSHYKPEQMGKDGRGYVPATIKMTVERDQPLPTLEPQMPTMVPTYDLGMAPDSSMNMQLSPDMVSHVYPPHSHSIPSYQALSREDVLPAFQEPHLQMPPNLSQMNLSFDQPHPQGLLPCPSQEHAVSTPEPLLCSDVTMAEESCLSQPIRGFPQGTWVGEDMFPPLLPPTEQDLTKLLLEGQGESGGGSMGTQPLLQPSHYGQSGISLSHLDLRANPSW from the exons ATGTCTCTGTGGGGTCTGGTCTCCAAGATGCCTCCGGAAAAACTGCAACGGCTCTATGTTGATTTTCCTCAACACCTGCGGCATCTCCTGGGTGACTGGCTAGAGAACCAGCCCTG GGAGTTCCTGGTCGGCTCAGACACCTTCTGCTGCAACATGGCTAGCGCTCTACTTTCGGCCACTGTCCAGCGCCTTCAGGCCTCAGCCggaaagcagggggaggggagtgccATCTTGCAACACATCAGCACCCtggag AGCATATATCAAAGGGACCCCCTGAAGCTGGTGGCCACTTTTAAACAAATACTTCAAGGGGAGAAAAAAGCTGTTATGGAACAG TTCCGCCACCTGCCAATGCCCTTCCACTGGAAGCAGGAGGAGCTGAAGTTTAACACAGCCCTGCAAAGGCTACAGCACCGGGTGGGGGAAACTCGCCTTCTCCGAGAAGCTCTGCAGCCCAGTGCCGAGGCTGGCCAAG TGTCTCTGCGCAACTTGATAGATGCTCCTGCCAGTGGAACTGGGCAAAGCGAG GCCCTGGCCACGTTGCTGCAGGAGACTGTCGGGGAGCTGGAGGCCACCCAGGCCCTGGTGCTGAAGAGAATCCAGATTTGGAAGCGGCAGCAGCAGCTGGCAGGGAATGGTGCACCCTTTGAGGAGAGCCTGGCACCACTACAGGAGAG GTGCGAGAGCCTGGTGGACATTTATTCCCAGCtgcagcaggaggtgggggcggcTAGTGGGGAGCTTGAGCCCAAGGCCCGGGCAGTGCTGATTAGCCGGCTGGATGAAGTCCTGCGAACCCTCGTCACCAG CTCTTTCCTGGTAGAGAAGCAGCCCCCCCAGGTTCTGAAGACTCAGACCAAGTTCCAGGCTGGGGTTCGATTCCTGCTGGGCCTACGGTTCCTGGGGGCCCCGGCCAAGCCTCCACTGGTCAGGGCTGACATGGTGACTGAGAAGCAAGCAAGGGAGCTGAGCATGCCCCAGGGCCCCGGGGCTGGAGC AGAAAGCACTGGGGAGATCATCAACAACACCGTGGCCCTGGAGAACAGCATTCCTGGGAACTGCTGCTCTGCCCTGTTCAAGAACCTG CTTCTGAAGAAAATCAAGCGCTGTGAGCGGAAGGGCACAGAGTCTGTCACCGAGGAGAAGTGTGCCGTGCTCTTTTCCACCAGCTTCACACTTGGCCCCAACAAACTCCCCATCCAGCTCCAG gctctgtctctgcccctggtgGTCATTGTCCACGGCAACCAAGACAACAATGCGAAAGCCACCATCCTGTGGGATAATGCCTTCTCTGAGATG GACCGTGTGCCCTTTGTGGTGGCTGAGCGGGTGCCCTGGGAGAAGATGTGTGAAACTCTGAACCTCAAGTTCATGGCTGAAGTGGGGACCAATCGGGGGCTACTCCCAGAGCACTTCCTCTTCCTAGCCCAGAAGATCTTCAATGACAACAGCCTCAGCATGGAGGCCTTCCAGCATCGTTCTGTGTCCTGGTCACAGTTCAACAAG GAGATCCTGCTGGGTCGTGGCTTCACCTTTTGGCAGTGGTTCGATGGTGTCCTGGACCTCACCAAACGCTGTCTCCGGAGCTACTGGTCTGATCG GCTGATCATTGGCTTCATCAGCAAACAGTACGTCACTAGTCTTCTTCTCAACGAGCCTGATGGAACATTCCTCCTTCGCTTCAGCGACTCAGAGATTGGGGGCATCACCATTGCCCATGTCATCCGGGGCCAGGATG GCTCCCCACAGATAGAGAACATCCAGCCATTCTCTGCCAAAGACCTATCCATTCGTTCACTGGGGGACCGAATCCGGGACCTTGCTCAGCTCAAAAACCTCTACCCCAAGAAACCCAAGGATGAAGCTTTCCGGAGCCACTACAAGC CTGAACAGATGGGTAAGGATGGCAGGGGTTACGTCCCAGCTACCATCAAGATGACTGTGGAAAG gGACCAGCCACTTCCTACCCTGgagccccaaatgcctaccatgGTGCCCACTTATGATCTTGGAATGGCCCCTGATTCCTCCATGAATATGCAGCTCAGCCCGGATATGGT GTCCCACGTGTACCCACCACACTCTCACTCCATCCCCTCATACCAAGCCCTCTCCCGGGAAGATGTGTTGCCAGCCTTCCAGGA ACCTCACCTGCAGATGCCCCCCAACCTGAGCCAGATGAACCTGTCCTTTGACCAACCTCACCCACA GGGCCTGCTCCCATGCCCGTCTCAGGAGCATGCCGTGTCCACCCCTgagcccctgctctgctcagatGTGACCATGGCAGAAGAGAGCTGCCTGAGCCAGCCAATACGAGGGTtccctcagggcacctg GGTCGGTGAAGACATGTTCCCACCCTTGCTGCCTCCTACTGAACAGGACCTCACCAAGCTTCTCCTGGAGGGGCAAGGGGAATCAGGGGGAGGGTCCATGGGAACCCAGCCCCTCCTGCAGCCCTCTCACTATGGGCAGTCTGGGATCTCACTGTCCCACCTGGACCTACGGGCCAATCCTAGTTGGTGA